The following proteins are co-located in the Rhodococcus opacus B4 genome:
- a CDS encoding alpha/beta fold hydrolase yields MPFIESGGDRIDYTVHGDGRSSNVILLAGFKAPATSWRYQIPSLIGAGHRVVAVDLPGHGTAPAMPHGTTMQTRADQVHALLEELDLQDAAMIGGSMGGNTIWSYVDTYGTGRLRAAVVVDQTPRMLNTPDWEYGFYGYGGDEADTFFADGIPSTGHGTPIWRRGMRLVRFIAAMGRVDWKLSQPELALLNDHAQRDWRPAIRSSGLPVLFVAGSESELWPPAHAEVAAALAAKGASTVIPRAGHATNMERPESFNTAVAEFLDSAR; encoded by the coding sequence GTGCCATTCATCGAATCCGGAGGGGATCGAATCGACTACACCGTGCACGGTGACGGCCGGTCGTCGAACGTGATCTTGCTGGCAGGGTTCAAGGCGCCCGCAACCTCGTGGCGCTATCAGATCCCGTCGCTGATCGGGGCCGGCCACCGCGTCGTCGCCGTCGATCTGCCGGGTCACGGGACCGCTCCGGCCATGCCGCACGGAACGACGATGCAGACACGGGCCGATCAGGTGCACGCGCTCCTCGAGGAACTCGACCTGCAGGATGCGGCGATGATCGGTGGCTCGATGGGCGGGAACACGATCTGGTCGTATGTCGACACCTACGGCACTGGGCGGCTTCGCGCCGCCGTCGTGGTCGACCAGACACCCAGGATGCTCAACACACCGGATTGGGAGTACGGGTTCTACGGTTACGGCGGGGACGAGGCGGACACGTTCTTCGCGGACGGGATTCCCTCGACCGGGCACGGCACCCCGATCTGGCGGCGCGGGATGCGGTTGGTCCGCTTCATCGCCGCGATGGGCCGCGTCGACTGGAAACTGTCGCAACCGGAACTCGCACTGTTGAACGATCACGCACAACGCGATTGGCGTCCGGCCATCCGCTCGAGCGGCCTTCCGGTGCTTTTCGTCGCGGGTTCCGAGAGCGAGCTCTGGCCACCGGCGCACGCGGAGGTGGCTGCGGCGTTGGCGGCGAAGGGGGCGTCGACCGTCATCCCGCGGGCGGGCCACGCGACGAACATGGAGCGACCGGAATCGTTCAACACGGCTGTCGCCGAGTTCCTCGACTCGGCACGCTGA